One window from the genome of Solea solea chromosome 2, fSolSol10.1, whole genome shotgun sequence encodes:
- the crfb1 gene encoding cytokine receptor family member b1 produces the protein MHCLALTCIMLLLNSVLATLPAPCNTSVVSVNFHHILRWDPGPGTPPGTKYIISKRLYGQKRNVRVNVTTSTSIQLKLHSTMRYRLTVQASFNQSLSLESSLVFCPYEDTKIGPPVLSLAGCGDCIEINISLPEADRSSGINDMHKFYSPQFRILYRGKETLVDFLTKKLNNIIISNLDTGVEYCVQVQTKIIVNKNTEPSAWKCIYTSIIEPHREPVVLGAGAALLILVLGGLTACIFCLHYTGFLCTLKTLPRAIIIVSKGYILTPDGTTPDPISISSEMVKQRSQNISTILHTASEDEEEEEEVEEEAGGEIIDYMDRDAQLSLRQSLCWSSSTVTEKSEPAASGESGSLRERLIAVEAEFDGGVTHGGQDEDEASAFMPKETQTEVQVGEEEQEEKRQNDNMFDSASNVNLFSVTIAALSVGEEDEQNKRELLSNLVKQTETQKQALSNTDSQSDTAASVQSSNEDCTKSWYENNDTDIKTSNTEHEPADEVEEDHEDDEEEEDDEEDEDADFSGYMAHT, from the exons ATGCACTGCTTGGCTCTTACTTGCATCATGTTACTGCTCAACTCTG TTCTGGCCACACTTCCTGCTCCATGCAACACCTCCGTGGTCTCTGTTAATTTCCACCACATCTTGCGTTGGGATCCTGGACCTGGTACTCCACCAGGTACAAAGTACATCATTTCCAAAAG GTTATATGGACAAAAACGTAATGTGCGAGTGAATGTAACAACATCGACATCAATACAGCTGAAGCTGCACTCCACCATGAGGTATCGCCTGACTGTCCAGGCGTCCTTCAACCAAAGCCTCTCTCTGGAGTCCAGTTTGGTTTTCTGCCCTTATGAAGACA CCAAAATAGGTCCTCCAGTCCTCTCACTGGCTGGATGTGGTGACTGCATCGAAATCAACATTTCCCTGCCGGAGGCTGACAGGAGCTCAGGAATCAACGACATGCATAAATTCTACAGTCCCCAATTCAGAATCTTGTACAGAGGAAAAGAGACATTG GTGGACTTTTTAACCAAAAAGttgaataatattattatttcgaACTTGGACACCGGTGTGGAGTACTGTGTTCAGGTGCAAACAAAGATcattgtgaacaaaaacacagagccaTCTGCTTGGAAATGCATTTACACCAGCATTATTGAGCCACATAGAG aacCTGTTGTTTTAGGTGCAGGTGCTGCTCTTCTGATTTTAGTGCTGGGTGGCCTGACTGCCTGCATCTTTTGCCTCCACTACACTGGGTTCCTCTGCACACTGAAAACTCTGCCCAGAGCAATT ATAATTGTCAGCAAAGGTTACATCCTGACACCAGATGGGACAACACCAGATCCAATCTCTATAAGCTCAGAGATGGTGAAACAGAGGAGTCAAAACATTTCCACAATACTACACACTGCATccgaggatgaagaggaggaggaggaggtggaagaggaggCGGGAGGAGAGATCATTGACTACATGGACAGAGATGCACAGCTTTCCTTACGTCAAAGCTTGTGCTGGAGTTCAAGTACTGTAACAGAAAAGAGTGAACCGGCTGCATCAGGAGAAAGTGGCAGTTTAAGAGAGAGACTAATAGCTGTGGAGGCTGAGTTTGATGGTGGGGTCACACATGGGGGTCAGGACGAAGATGAGGCCTCGGCTTTCATGCCTAAGGAAACTCAGACAGAAGTCCAGGTTGGAGAGGAAGAGCAAGAGGAGAAGAGGCAGAATGATAATATGTTTGACAGCGCCAGCAATGTCAACCTGTTCTCAGTCACCATTGCTGCTCTCAGTGTAGGCGAGGAAGATGAGCAGAATAAAAGAGAGCTTCTTTCAAACCTTGTAAAACAAACTGAGACTCAAAAACAGGCTTTGAGCAACACAGACTCACAATCTGACACAGCGGCAAGTGTGCAAAGCTCAAATGAAGACTGTACAAAGAGTTGGtatgaaaacaatgacacagaCATTAAAACATCTAATACTGAACATGAACCGGCAGATGAAGTGGAGGAGGatcatgaagatgatgaagaggaagaggacgatgaagaggatgaagatgcTGACTTCTCCGGATACATGGCCCACACATGA